From Vibrio artabrorum, a single genomic window includes:
- a CDS encoding AlpA family transcriptional regulator: MRFLKLKEVMEKTALSRSAIYRKMNNGNFPLSVNLGDRAVAWVDGEIDDWMESCLGLREIQ, encoded by the coding sequence ATGAGATTTCTAAAGTTAAAAGAAGTGATGGAAAAAACTGCTTTAAGTCGTTCAGCGATTTACCGAAAAATGAATAACGGTAACTTTCCATTATCAGTCAATCTTGGAGATAGAGCTGTTGCTTGGGTTGATGGTGAGATTGATGATTGGATGGAATCATGCTTGGGATTACGAGAGATCCAATAA
- the nlpD gene encoding murein hydrolase activator NlpD translates to MRSKLLKGSRLLLSLALVGCAAHSPAPVSGLNKSYSSIDRGSYRGSYYEVKKGDTLYFIAYVTNKDVNDLVRYNKLSAPYTIHPGQKLNLWHPTYNAPAYGKSTVAVAAVTTPIHGTTASKSKTTVQKNKTSKPSPAQAKTGAVKKHPPKKVEQSKSKVYVSSKGKQNVKPPAKPASDKISKWLWPTKGRVIKNFSVGEQGNKGIDIAGQRGQPIVSTAGGTVVYSGNALRGYGNLVIVKHNDNYLSAYAHNDRLLVSEGQSVKPGQKIATMGSSGASSVRLHFEIRYQGKSVNPKRYLP, encoded by the coding sequence ATGCGTTCAAAGTTATTAAAAGGAAGTCGTTTACTACTGAGCTTGGCACTTGTCGGATGCGCAGCGCATTCACCTGCCCCCGTTTCTGGTCTCAACAAGAGTTACTCATCGATTGACCGAGGCAGTTATCGTGGCAGCTATTATGAAGTGAAAAAAGGCGATACCCTTTATTTTATCGCTTATGTCACTAATAAAGATGTTAATGACTTGGTTCGTTATAACAAGCTTTCTGCGCCTTATACTATTCACCCTGGGCAGAAGCTTAATTTATGGCACCCGACTTACAATGCTCCCGCATATGGTAAGTCGACGGTCGCGGTTGCAGCAGTTACTACTCCTATTCACGGAACAACAGCAAGTAAATCTAAAACGACTGTACAAAAGAATAAAACGTCTAAACCATCCCCAGCTCAAGCTAAGACAGGTGCGGTTAAAAAACACCCACCAAAGAAGGTTGAACAATCTAAATCAAAAGTGTATGTTAGTTCTAAAGGTAAACAAAATGTTAAACCACCTGCCAAGCCAGCAAGTGATAAAATATCCAAATGGTTATGGCCAACGAAAGGGAGAGTCATCAAGAATTTCTCTGTAGGTGAACAAGGAAATAAAGGCATAGACATAGCAGGACAGCGAGGTCAGCCAATAGTATCTACTGCAGGGGGAACGGTTGTTTATTCGGGTAATGCACTACGAGGTTACGGCAATCTAGTGATTGTGAAGCACAATGATAATTACTTAAGTGCATACGCGCATAACGATCGACTATTAGTATCTGAAGGGCAAAGTGTGAAACCAGGGCAGAAGATTGCAACAATGGGAAGCTCTGGAGCCAGCAGTGTTCGGCTGCACTTTGAGATTCGTTACCAAGGTAAATCCGTTAATCCAAAACGATATTTACCTTAA
- a CDS encoding DUF5107 domain-containing protein: MSTNAKAWVEQVVLPTYPTGKVDPNPLFLENRVYQGSSGSVYPYGVIDSITDQKVDQIYQAVYIENDYIKVMLLPELGGRIHRAYDKVKGRDFVYYNEVIKPALVGLLGPWISGGIEFNWPQHHRPTTFMSTDFTIEHHDDGAVTVWMGEVEHMYGLQIMAGFKVYPNKALIEITGKVYNGNETPRQFLWWSNPAVKGGDDHQSIFPPDVTAVYDHGKRDVSNFPIATGEYYKVDYSPGTDISRYKNLPVPTSYMADKSAYDFVGAYSHNEQGGLLHVANHHVSPGKKQWTWGNCDFGIAWDRQLTDTNGPYIELMTGVFTDNQPDFTWIDSHEEKVFVQHFLPYSYLGNVHNANTDVAIKLERSNGKLEWAVYAIAEITDYTMVISDGKNTVYETSLTMMPGDTRQGTCLPDGQCVSLVGQSELTTTNRFTMTVTSADGFSTLSYSEHVASADEITPDPATSPALPADVDSVEDLYFIGQHLQQYHHATRSPVDYYKEALKRDPNHYQTNVAMASLAYEGADYSATLAYTNAALARAHQLNKNPLCGKASYLRGCANEKLGFLDQAFSDVFKATWSANCRDTGFFAAARIATKQSRWGEALDYTNRALQLNGMHYQAATLKAYLLITLNRASEAAAFIKAQKVIQPLGYGLAFEKYQLSQSTSDLASFKHLMNGREANAIHLVNFYLSIGATDSAKVVLAQSDSQGAMTYIYQAYLSDEHTSADTDLKTDVKTSVTTWLDSAAETFADNVLFPNTLTEIGVLDAFPNHYFTQYLLGCFFYAKRNYSRAVHHWEKVLCLNPDYAPVLRNLSVYAYNKCKDSQKAIDLMSRAFALSSDDARILYELDFLYQAVATEPTTRIDLLQSHLEVVARRDDLTAELLNLYNITGQLEQAAECLATRQFHPWEGGEGRITGQFVVNKLRTALGLINQQAYTEAIECLQGALHYPHNLGEGRLVGQTDNDLYYYLGYCYQKLDQHQLAAQHFKCATQGKQEIGQSRYYNDQPADYLFYQAAALYQLGDTEKAVSLYENMVAWAEAEADTLVETDFFAVSLPALIVFDGDLQAEHQQHCLFVKTMGQLGLALITEQGNHIAYSAEEHDTDKQLTFEHTLQALLTQSPAHTKANLFKEVAQHRYAFGRYGQM; this comes from the coding sequence ATGAGTACTAATGCAAAAGCTTGGGTTGAACAGGTTGTTCTTCCTACTTACCCAACGGGCAAGGTGGATCCCAATCCGCTGTTTTTAGAGAACCGTGTTTATCAAGGTTCATCGGGTTCCGTTTATCCTTACGGTGTAATTGATAGCATTACGGATCAAAAAGTCGATCAAATTTATCAAGCGGTATATATCGAAAATGATTATATCAAAGTCATGCTACTGCCAGAACTTGGTGGGCGCATTCACCGTGCGTATGACAAGGTAAAAGGCCGTGATTTTGTGTACTACAACGAAGTGATTAAACCCGCTCTGGTTGGTTTATTAGGGCCGTGGATTTCTGGTGGTATCGAATTTAACTGGCCGCAACACCACCGTCCGACGACCTTTATGTCGACTGATTTCACCATTGAACATCATGATGATGGCGCTGTGACGGTGTGGATGGGCGAAGTTGAGCACATGTACGGTTTGCAAATCATGGCAGGCTTTAAGGTTTACCCAAACAAAGCTCTGATTGAGATCACGGGGAAAGTCTACAATGGTAATGAAACGCCCCGTCAATTCTTATGGTGGTCGAATCCCGCAGTTAAAGGTGGTGACGATCATCAAAGTATCTTCCCGCCAGATGTCACCGCAGTATACGATCACGGTAAGCGCGATGTCTCTAATTTCCCAATCGCTACGGGCGAATATTACAAGGTGGATTACTCGCCTGGTACCGATATCTCGCGTTATAAAAATCTGCCTGTACCGACGTCTTACATGGCAGATAAATCGGCTTACGACTTTGTGGGCGCATACAGCCACAACGAACAGGGCGGTTTGCTTCATGTTGCCAATCACCATGTTTCTCCGGGTAAAAAACAATGGACATGGGGTAACTGCGATTTCGGTATTGCATGGGATCGTCAACTCACCGATACCAATGGCCCTTACATTGAATTAATGACAGGTGTGTTTACCGACAACCAACCCGACTTTACATGGATCGATAGCCATGAAGAGAAGGTGTTTGTTCAACACTTCTTGCCATACAGTTATCTTGGTAATGTGCATAACGCCAATACTGACGTGGCGATAAAACTTGAACGCTCAAATGGCAAGCTAGAGTGGGCAGTTTATGCCATTGCGGAAATCACTGATTACACTATGGTGATTTCAGACGGCAAGAATACAGTGTACGAAACGTCATTAACCATGATGCCGGGTGATACTCGCCAAGGGACGTGCTTACCTGATGGTCAATGTGTCAGTCTTGTCGGTCAGAGCGAACTCACAACAACTAACCGCTTCACCATGACGGTCACTTCTGCAGATGGTTTTAGCACTCTGTCTTATAGTGAACATGTCGCTTCAGCAGATGAAATAACACCAGATCCCGCCACGTCACCTGCATTACCTGCTGACGTTGACAGTGTCGAAGACTTGTATTTCATCGGCCAGCACCTTCAGCAATACCATCATGCAACGCGAAGCCCAGTTGATTATTACAAGGAGGCGTTAAAGCGCGATCCGAACCATTACCAAACCAATGTGGCAATGGCATCGTTGGCGTATGAAGGTGCCGATTACTCCGCAACACTTGCTTACACCAATGCTGCATTGGCACGAGCTCATCAACTCAATAAGAATCCGCTGTGTGGCAAAGCGAGCTACTTGCGTGGTTGTGCAAATGAGAAATTAGGCTTTTTAGATCAGGCGTTTAGCGATGTCTTCAAGGCTACATGGAGTGCGAACTGCCGTGATACAGGATTTTTCGCCGCCGCCCGTATTGCGACTAAGCAATCTCGTTGGGGGGAAGCGCTGGATTATACGAACCGTGCTTTACAGCTTAACGGCATGCATTATCAAGCTGCGACACTGAAAGCATACTTGCTGATCACGCTGAACCGTGCCAGCGAAGCGGCTGCTTTTATTAAAGCACAAAAAGTGATTCAGCCGCTGGGGTATGGGTTGGCTTTCGAGAAATACCAACTCAGTCAATCAACCTCCGATTTAGCGTCATTCAAGCATTTAATGAACGGACGTGAAGCCAATGCGATCCATCTGGTGAATTTCTATTTATCGATCGGTGCAACAGATAGTGCAAAAGTCGTATTAGCTCAGAGTGATAGCCAAGGAGCGATGACTTATATTTACCAAGCTTATTTATCTGATGAACACACTAGCGCCGACACTGATCTAAAAACTGACGTTAAAACAAGTGTCACAACTTGGTTAGACTCGGCGGCAGAAACCTTCGCTGATAACGTGTTATTCCCCAATACCTTGACAGAAATTGGTGTGCTGGATGCCTTCCCCAATCATTATTTTACTCAGTATTTGTTGGGTTGCTTCTTTTACGCCAAGCGTAATTATTCTCGCGCCGTACACCACTGGGAAAAGGTCTTATGCCTAAATCCTGACTATGCGCCGGTATTACGTAACTTGTCGGTTTATGCATACAACAAATGCAAAGATTCACAGAAAGCGATTGATTTGATGTCGCGTGCGTTTGCCCTTTCGTCTGACGATGCTCGTATTTTGTACGAGTTAGATTTCCTTTATCAAGCTGTAGCGACCGAGCCTACAACGCGAATAGATCTTTTGCAATCGCACTTAGAGGTGGTTGCCAGACGGGATGATTTAACCGCAGAACTGCTCAACTTATACAATATCACAGGGCAGTTAGAGCAGGCTGCTGAGTGTTTAGCAACGAGACAATTTCACCCGTGGGAAGGAGGAGAAGGACGCATTACAGGTCAGTTTGTCGTGAACAAATTACGCACCGCTCTTGGCTTAATAAACCAACAAGCATATACCGAGGCAATTGAATGTTTACAAGGTGCGCTGCATTACCCACATAACTTGGGTGAAGGGCGTTTAGTTGGGCAAACCGATAACGATCTGTATTACTACCTAGGTTATTGCTACCAAAAGCTAGATCAACATCAACTGGCTGCTCAACATTTCAAGTGTGCTACACAGGGTAAACAAGAAATAGGGCAAAGCCGTTATTATAACGACCAACCTGCTGATTACTTGTTCTATCAAGCCGCAGCACTGTATCAGTTGGGTGATACTGAAAAAGCGGTTTCATTATATGAAAATATGGTGGCGTGGGCTGAAGCGGAAGCTGACACACTCGTTGAGACGGACTTCTTCGCGGTATCACTGCCTGCTTTGATTGTGTTTGACGGTGATTTACAGGCCGAGCATCAACAGCATTGCTTATTCGTAAAAACAATGGGGCAGCTAGGGTTGGCGTTGATAACCGAGCAGGGCAATCATATTGCGTATAGCGCAGAAGAACACGATACAGATAAACAATTAACGTTTGAACACACCTTGCAGGCATTGTTAACCCAATCGCCAGCACATACTAAAGCGAACTTATTTAAAGAAGTCGCGCAACATCGCTACGCCTTTGGCCGTTACGGTCAAATGTAA
- the rpoS gene encoding RNA polymerase sigma factor RpoS, translated as MSISNAVTKQEFDLDQATTEPAKLGKAKRTVTKKTEAKEDAEVTSKSLDATQLYLGEIGFSPLLTAEEEVLYARRALRGDEAARKRMIESNLRLVVKISRRYSNRGLALLDLIEEGNLGLIRAVEKFDPERGFRFSTYATWWIRQTIERALMNQTRTIRLPIHVVKELNIYLRTARELSQKLDHEPTAEEIAFKLDKPVGDVSKMLRLNERVSSVDTPIGGDGEKALLDIIPDVNNSDPEVSTQDSDIKNSLIFWLDELNPKQKEVLARRFGLLGYEPSTLEEVGREISLTRERVRQIQVEGLRRLREILIKQGLNMENLFNVEND; from the coding sequence ATGAGTATAAGCAATGCAGTAACCAAACAAGAGTTTGACCTTGACCAAGCAACCACGGAACCGGCAAAACTTGGGAAAGCCAAACGAACAGTCACTAAGAAAACCGAAGCGAAAGAAGACGCTGAAGTTACGTCTAAAAGTTTAGATGCCACTCAACTCTACTTAGGCGAAATCGGTTTCTCACCACTGCTAACCGCTGAAGAAGAAGTGCTTTATGCACGTAGAGCTTTACGCGGTGATGAAGCCGCACGTAAACGCATGATCGAAAGTAATCTGCGTTTGGTAGTCAAAATTTCACGCCGTTATAGTAACCGAGGCCTTGCACTTCTTGATCTTATTGAAGAAGGTAACTTAGGTTTAATTCGCGCCGTTGAGAAATTTGATCCTGAGCGTGGCTTCCGCTTTTCGACTTACGCGACATGGTGGATCCGTCAAACCATCGAACGTGCTTTAATGAATCAGACTCGCACTATCCGTTTACCAATCCATGTTGTGAAAGAGCTGAACATTTACTTGCGTACCGCAAGAGAGTTATCTCAAAAACTTGACCATGAACCAACCGCTGAAGAGATCGCTTTTAAACTGGATAAGCCGGTGGGTGATGTCAGTAAGATGCTCCGTTTAAACGAAAGAGTGAGCTCTGTAGATACGCCAATTGGTGGTGATGGTGAGAAAGCGCTACTCGATATTATTCCAGACGTTAACAACTCTGATCCTGAGGTTTCTACTCAAGATAGCGATATTAAAAATTCGTTGATTTTTTGGCTTGATGAGCTTAACCCTAAGCAGAAAGAGGTGCTTGCACGTCGCTTTGGATTACTGGGCTATGAGCCATCAACATTAGAAGAAGTTGGTCGTGAAATCAGCCTGACTCGCGAACGTGTTCGTCAAATCCAAGTCGAAGGTCTGCGTCGCCTACGTGAGATTTTAATCAAGCAAGGTCTGAATATGGAAAATCTGTTCAACGTAGAAAATGACTAA
- a CDS encoding inovirus Gp2 family protein, whose translation MPHTPHTPAITHSTTFNDYPVIYSEHGLYESALTSMTNLFEQALEQFEFTLVMHLGLYLPKDHPDTDLTVINDYIHQLKKKLNTDSLYYSWRKRADKSPSHNYQVILLLDYNQYFGSAICWDKRNQLANHLKEAWQEAVQSHYEGKERSLVLFNDRGNYGLGTRCKIKNSVVKNSVFHRMSRLAEVWEEEHHSFGSSED comes from the coding sequence ATGCCCCACACTCCCCATACACCAGCAATAACCCATTCCACCACCTTTAACGATTATCCCGTGATCTACAGTGAGCACGGGCTGTATGAATCCGCCCTTACGAGTATGACCAACCTCTTTGAACAGGCACTAGAGCAGTTTGAGTTCACGTTAGTCATGCATTTGGGGCTATACCTTCCTAAAGACCACCCAGACACCGATTTAACCGTCATCAATGACTACATCCACCAGCTTAAAAAGAAACTCAATACAGACTCACTCTATTACTCGTGGCGTAAGCGAGCCGATAAATCCCCCTCACACAATTACCAAGTCATACTCTTGCTTGATTACAACCAGTACTTTGGCTCCGCTATCTGTTGGGATAAACGTAATCAATTAGCCAACCACCTTAAAGAGGCATGGCAAGAGGCTGTACAGAGCCACTACGAAGGCAAAGAGCGTTCATTGGTATTATTTAACGACCGAGGTAACTACGGCTTAGGGACGCGCTGTAAGATCAAAAATAGCGTAGTAAAGAACAGTGTATTTCACCGCATGAGCCGTCTAGCTGAGGTATGGGAAGAAGAGCATCACAGTTTTGGTTCTAGCGAGGATTAA
- a CDS encoding inovirus Gp2 family protein has translation MNVRSRKNKNLRLTTKPTFLGRPIQTEHGPLYIDYLEKMYDTVDLALDEYPRLMAIRVDLRFPKLRKNEKSGNVMTDFLRSLQSQIDHSGKRKKREGSVRVHPCKVRIAWVRERSSSINDHYHLVLMFNKDRFNWLGKTQAQQENLGSFIVEAWARVAGVDYEEANGLVHFSKRRNSDSVVIHRLNSNSEDFDDAFDEFFKHISYLAKEDTKHFGSGRRNFGHSHK, from the coding sequence ATGAATGTACGTTCTCGCAAAAACAAAAATCTCAGACTCACTACCAAGCCAACCTTTTTGGGTAGACCTATCCAGACCGAGCACGGTCCACTCTACATCGACTACTTAGAAAAAATGTACGATACGGTTGATCTCGCATTAGACGAGTATCCTCGGCTAATGGCTATTCGTGTGGATTTGAGGTTTCCCAAGCTAAGGAAAAACGAAAAGAGCGGTAATGTGATGACTGACTTTCTACGCTCATTACAGTCACAAATTGATCACTCGGGCAAACGAAAGAAAAGAGAAGGGAGCGTTAGAGTGCATCCCTGCAAAGTGCGGATTGCTTGGGTAAGAGAGCGTTCTAGCTCGATAAACGACCACTACCACCTAGTGCTCATGTTCAACAAAGATAGGTTTAACTGGTTAGGGAAAACTCAAGCGCAACAGGAGAACTTAGGCTCTTTTATCGTAGAGGCATGGGCTAGGGTCGCTGGTGTCGACTACGAAGAAGCCAATGGACTGGTTCATTTTTCAAAGAGAAGGAATAGCGACAGCGTGGTCATTCACCGCTTGAATAGTAACTCAGAAGACTTTGACGATGCGTTTGACGAGTTCTTTAAGCACATTAGCTATTTAGCCAAAGAAGACACGAAGCACTTTGGTAGCGGTAGGCGCAATTTCGGCCATAGTCACAAGTAG
- a CDS encoding tyrosine-type recombinase/integrase: MAEKKNIKSITNKTIEALTVKKGVLSDTGENRGLRIARGKTGRKTFTYRYRSPESGGKLVQIKLGTFPDMSLEQARIKLREMKAIRERGICPKADLERQEQERRKLLKTERVNSITLKDVIDHYLENYIQDRLTSSGGVISGARKAKGQKEVRRTLYVDIVALLGDRSVMEVGKSDITNLIQGIIDRGAPVQAGSVLRELSSAYEYAIGMDYLPENFVNPALLAINKFKKSKIKLTNNKGKRVLDHSELSRFIKWLPNSSFSKNIRGILRMTLWTGCRTGEVCDLEWQQIDFDKNTIYLTETKNGNSRYVQLPSQAVQWLRKWKDVKSYPQSIYVFSTSKGSSHVVQKQLTQYTWRMRRDGLMIDMPLWTPHDLRRTVRTELARMGCPTGVAEAVLGHSVKGIEGTYNLHRYEAECREWLQRWADELDSIVNVKANIVQFPEVV; encoded by the coding sequence ATGGCTGAGAAGAAGAATATCAAATCTATAACGAATAAGACAATTGAGGCGCTAACGGTTAAGAAAGGTGTCTTGTCTGATACTGGAGAAAACCGAGGGCTAAGAATAGCCCGTGGAAAGACGGGCAGGAAAACTTTTACCTATCGTTATAGAAGCCCAGAGTCAGGTGGTAAACTTGTACAGATTAAGCTAGGTACCTTCCCTGATATGTCACTTGAGCAAGCTCGCATTAAGCTTCGTGAAATGAAGGCCATAAGAGAGCGGGGAATATGTCCAAAGGCTGACTTAGAAAGGCAAGAACAAGAGCGGCGTAAGTTATTAAAGACTGAGCGTGTTAATAGCATTACTCTCAAAGATGTGATCGATCATTATTTAGAAAATTATATTCAAGACAGATTGACTTCTTCTGGTGGAGTGATCTCAGGAGCTCGTAAGGCAAAAGGACAAAAAGAAGTTAGACGAACCTTGTATGTTGATATTGTCGCTCTTCTTGGAGATAGATCTGTTATGGAGGTCGGCAAAAGTGACATCACGAATTTAATTCAAGGGATCATTGATAGAGGTGCGCCAGTACAAGCAGGCTCTGTGTTACGAGAGCTATCCAGTGCCTATGAGTATGCTATTGGTATGGATTATCTCCCTGAAAACTTTGTCAATCCAGCGCTGTTGGCTATTAATAAGTTTAAGAAGAGTAAGATTAAGCTGACTAATAATAAAGGTAAGAGAGTGTTAGACCATTCTGAGTTATCTAGATTTATCAAATGGCTGCCGAATTCGAGTTTTTCTAAAAATATAAGAGGTATTCTCCGAATGACGCTGTGGACAGGCTGTCGTACTGGAGAGGTTTGCGACTTAGAGTGGCAGCAGATTGATTTTGATAAGAACACCATTTATTTAACTGAAACAAAAAATGGTAACTCTCGTTATGTTCAGCTGCCTTCTCAAGCTGTTCAGTGGTTACGTAAGTGGAAAGATGTTAAATCATACCCTCAATCTATCTATGTTTTTTCTACTTCTAAAGGAAGTTCTCACGTAGTTCAAAAACAACTAACTCAGTATACGTGGCGAATGCGTAGAGATGGATTAATGATTGATATGCCGCTTTGGACTCCTCACGATTTACGACGAACAGTACGAACGGAATTAGCACGTATGGGGTGCCCAACGGGAGTTGCTGAAGCAGTATTGGGGCATAGTGTTAAAGGCATTGAGGGAACATATAATTTGCACCGCTATGAGGCTGAGTGTCGAGAGTGGCTACAGCGCTGGGCTGATGAGTTAGACTCGATAGTAAACGTTAAGGCTAATATTGTTCAGTTTCCCGAAGTGGTATAA
- the mutS gene encoding DNA mismatch repair protein MutS has protein sequence MQKETTKNKDIKAAHTPMMQQYLKLKAENPDILLFYRMGDFYELFYDDAKKASQLLDISLTKRGSSNGEPIPMAGVPYHAVEGYLAKLVQLGESVAICEQIGNPATSKGPVDRAVVRIVTPGTVTDEALLSERVDNLIAAIYHHNGQFGYATLDITSGRFQLCEPTTEEAMAAELQRTSPRELLFPEDFEPVNLMASRNGNRRRPVWEFELETAKQQLNQQFGTRDLVGFGVEGAKLGLCAAGCLIQYVKDTQRTALPHIRSLTMDKQDHSVILDAATRRNLEITQNLGGGTDNTLAEVLDHTATAMGSRMLKRWLHQPIRNISALDQRLDAIGEMKDLALFTELQPTLKQIGDIERILARLALRSARPRDMARLRQAMEYLPELAETLTQLKHPYLTQLAQYASPVDEVSELLERAIKENPPVVIRDGGVIAEGYNAELDEWRDLAAGATEFLDKLEKEERERHGIDTLKVGYNNVHGFFIQVSRGQSHLVPPHYVRRQTLKNAERYIIPELKEHEDKVLNSKSKALAIEKQLWEELFDLLLPYLERLQNIASSVSQLDVLQNLAERADTLDYCRPTMTESAGVHIQAGRHPVVEQVMDEPFIANPIDLNDQRKMLIITGPNMGGKSTYMRQTALIALMAHIGCYVPAESATIGSIDRIFTRIGASDDLASGRSTFMVEMTETANILHNATPNSLVLMDEIGRGTSTYDGLSLAWASAEWLANQINAMTLFATHYFELTELPNQLPTLANVHLDAVEHGDSIAFMHAVQEGAASKSYGLAVAGLAGVPKAVIKNARAKLTQLEALSIDSQTSKPSGVDIANQLSLIPEPSEVEQALANVDPDDLTPRQALEELYRLKKLL, from the coding sequence ATGCAAAAAGAAACCACTAAAAACAAAGACATAAAAGCAGCGCATACACCTATGATGCAGCAGTACCTAAAACTCAAAGCAGAAAATCCAGATATTTTGCTGTTCTACCGCATGGGAGATTTCTACGAGCTTTTCTACGATGATGCAAAAAAAGCCTCTCAACTCCTCGATATTTCGCTGACTAAGCGTGGTTCATCAAATGGTGAGCCTATTCCTATGGCTGGCGTTCCATACCATGCTGTTGAAGGGTACCTTGCAAAGTTAGTGCAGCTAGGCGAGTCCGTAGCGATTTGTGAGCAGATCGGCAATCCAGCCACTTCAAAAGGCCCGGTGGATCGCGCTGTTGTACGCATCGTGACCCCAGGAACCGTCACTGACGAAGCGTTACTTTCTGAGCGTGTTGATAACCTGATTGCTGCTATTTACCACCACAATGGTCAGTTTGGTTACGCGACTCTGGATATTACTTCCGGCAGATTCCAGCTATGCGAACCGACAACCGAAGAAGCGATGGCGGCAGAGCTACAAAGAACCTCACCGCGTGAGCTACTGTTCCCTGAAGATTTCGAGCCCGTAAATCTAATGGCAAGCCGTAATGGTAACCGCCGCCGCCCGGTATGGGAATTTGAATTAGAGACAGCAAAGCAACAGCTCAACCAACAGTTTGGCACTCGTGATCTTGTCGGCTTTGGCGTTGAAGGTGCAAAACTTGGGTTATGCGCGGCTGGTTGTTTGATTCAATATGTAAAAGACACCCAACGTACGGCTCTTCCACACATCCGCTCACTAACGATGGATAAACAAGATCACTCGGTGATCCTTGATGCGGCTACTCGACGCAATCTAGAGATCACCCAAAATCTTGGTGGTGGTACTGATAACACCCTTGCCGAAGTACTTGATCATACTGCGACAGCTATGGGTAGCCGCATGCTTAAGCGCTGGTTACATCAACCAATACGTAATATCTCTGCACTCGATCAGCGCCTAGATGCGATTGGTGAAATGAAAGATTTGGCTCTATTCACAGAGTTACAGCCAACCTTAAAGCAGATTGGTGATATCGAACGTATTCTTGCTCGATTAGCACTTCGTTCTGCTCGCCCTCGCGATATGGCACGTCTTCGCCAAGCCATGGAATATTTGCCAGAGCTTGCTGAAACACTGACCCAGCTGAAGCACCCGTACCTAACTCAACTTGCTCAATATGCTTCTCCTGTGGATGAGGTTTCTGAGCTGCTTGAGCGTGCAATCAAAGAGAACCCACCGGTGGTGATTCGCGATGGTGGCGTAATAGCAGAAGGCTACAATGCAGAATTAGATGAATGGCGTGACCTAGCAGCAGGTGCTACCGAGTTTCTGGATAAGCTTGAAAAAGAAGAACGTGAACGTCACGGTATCGACACATTAAAAGTCGGCTACAACAACGTACACGGTTTCTTTATTCAAGTCAGCCGCGGGCAGAGTCATCTTGTGCCGCCACACTATGTTCGCCGCCAAACGCTGAAAAACGCCGAACGTTACATCATTCCTGAGCTAAAAGAGCACGAAGATAAAGTGCTTAACTCTAAGTCGAAAGCGCTGGCTATCGAGAAGCAGTTGTGGGAAGAGTTGTTTGATCTGCTACTCCCTTATCTAGAGCGACTGCAAAACATCGCTTCTTCCGTATCACAGCTTGATGTGCTACAAAACTTGGCTGAACGTGCTGATACGTTGGATTACTGTCGCCCAACAATGACAGAGTCTGCTGGCGTACACATTCAGGCGGGGCGTCACCCAGTGGTTGAACAGGTGATGGATGAACCTTTTATTGCGAACCCTATTGACCTTAATGATCAACGTAAAATGCTGATCATCACGGGTCCAAACATGGGGGGTAAGTCGACCTACATGCGTCAGACTGCGCTCATTGCACTAATGGCTCATATCGGTTGTTATGTACCAGCAGAAAGCGCGACCATTGGTTCGATAGACCGCATCTTTACGCGTATTGGCGCATCCGATGATTTGGCTTCAGGTCGCTCTACCTTCATGGTAGAGATGACAGAAACCGCAAATATTCTGCACAATGCAACGCCTAATAGTCTTGTGTTAATGGATGAGATTGGTCGCGGCACCAGTACTTATGATGGCCTGTCTCTGGCTTGGGCAAGCGCAGAATGGCTAGCAAATCAGATCAATGCGATGACGTTGTTTGCCACGCACTATTTTGAACTAACCGAGTTACCAAACCAGCTTCCAACACTGGCCAACGTGCATTTGGACGCCGTTGAACACGGCGACAGCATTGCCTTTATGCACGCAGTTCAAGAAGGCGCGGCAAGTAAATCTTACGGCCTAGCGGTAGCTGGATTAGCCGGCGTACCGAAAGCGGTGATCAAAAACGCTCGTGCTAAGCTAACTCAGTTAGAAGCATTGAGTATCGACTCTCAAACCTCAAAGCCAAGCGGCGTTGATATCGCAAACCAACTGAGCCTGATCCCAGAGCCGAGTGAAGTGGAACAGGCACTAGCGAATGTTGATCCTGATGATCTGACTCCTCGCCAAGCATTAGAAGAACTTTACCGCTTGAAGAAACTGCTTTAG